From one Triticum aestivum cultivar Chinese Spring chromosome 4B, IWGSC CS RefSeq v2.1, whole genome shotgun sequence genomic stretch:
- the LOC123089500 gene encoding uncharacterized protein, with protein sequence MDANGKKWDIHKTPSPIKGDSVNMTPERNTENMEYCEDLLRSVDMCDSENEEIEDELGVLPSEAVQILQSETWRRSLLESLTQAEEGAGHENKTRWGTVVTKRPATRGHGNVNIIEKAAAYKRKKNLEIPTTFKGAKMAKYTMCFGPVGGNDQEVENTMIRISGCATSPMFKATGPPKRGIA encoded by the exons ATGGATGCTAATGGGAAAAAATGGGATATCCACAAAACTCCTTCTCCAATCAAGGGAGATTCTGTAAACATGACTCCTGAGAGGAATACTGAGAATATGGAATACTGTGAAGATCTATTGAGATCAGTGGACATGTGTGACTCTGAAAATGAGGAAATAGAAGATGAGTTGGGGGTTCTCCCTTCTGAGGCTGTCCAAATCCTCCAAAGTGAAACTTGGAGGAGGTCCCTGCTGGAATCACTTACTCAAGCCGAAGAAGGGGCTGGTCATGAGAACAAGACAAGATGGGGCACGGTTGTTACCAAAAGACCTGCTACTAGAGGCCATGGCAATGTTAACATCATAGAAAAAGCTGCAGCCTACAAGAGGAAGAAGAATCTGGAAATCCCAACCACATTCAAAG GGGCGAAGATGGCGAAGTATACGATGTGTTTTGGACCTGTTGGGGGCAACGATCAAGAAGTGGAAAATACTATGATCAGAATCTCAGGGTGCGCTACTTCTCCAATGTTTAAGGCTACTGGACCACCGAAGAGGGGAATTGCTTAG